The Candidatus Zixiibacteriota bacterium genomic sequence TTTTTCAGGATACGTCGCGCCTTGTCGGTCAACTCGGGAATGACCTCGACCGAGTACACTTCCTTGGCCAGGTCGGAGAGTATTGCCGTCTGGTAGCCACAACCGGTGCCGATTTCCAATACTCGTGACGTATCTCTTAGCCTCAACGCCTGGGTCATCGAGGCAACGATGTATGGCTGGGAGATTGTCTGGCCGTGTCCGATCTGCAACGGACCGTCCGAGTATGCTTCGTCCTGTCGTTTGGGCGGCACGAAAAGATGACGTGGAATCCTGAGCATGCTGTTCAGCACGTTCGTGTCCGTGATGTCACGGCTCTTCAGTTGGTCATCGACCATTCGGCGACGCTGTTCGTCGAAGGAGATACTGCTGTTGTAGCTTCGTCGTTTTTTCATGTCTTGCCTGCCGGGTCATTATACGTGATGCAGGCTGGAGTTGTCAGGTGGAAAAATGGAGGCAGGCACCAATCGTGATTTCGACCTGCTCAAGACTAAAGAAGAGCTTGACTGATTCCGAAAACGGCATTACTTAGGCTGATACTGCTGGGGTAGTTCAGTTGGTTAGAACGCCTGATTGTGGATCAGGAGGTCGGCGGTTCAAGTCCGCCCCCCAGTACTTACTTATCCTGAGAATCAGCCCCCTACCCACCCTGGGATAAGTCCGCCGGCCTTCACTTTAGCCGCTTCTTTGCTGCTCCAGAAGGATCAGTCGGGCAGTCAAGGAATCGCCGCACCAGCCGATAAATCCCAGTGTAAACTATTTCGCGATATCGCGATACACGCATGCGGACAACATGACAATAGACAACCAGGCCCAACGCAGTGCTCACCATTTGCAGCAATCCGGTTTTGTGCCGACCTGTTGTGCTTCAGATGAAGCTCAGGCTGCATCTTCTTCAATCGAAGATCTGGAGCATTACCTGGCAAGCATGTCGGTGCGTTTGGCCAGAATCGATCACAATCTGGCCGGGGACCACTTCCGGTCGGATATTGAGGCCATCGGCCGAATCGTTGGCGCCGATGCCGCCTATCTGACCTGGCTTGACGACAAGCAATCTTCAGTCTCTGAGAGTTCCGTTTGGTCAAGTGATGACCGCTTGCCGTTCTCGGCGGAAGCGGGGATGGCGATCGACGATCTTCCGTTCTCACTGACGAAATTTCGATGGTTCGACCGACAGCACGAGCAGGAAGCAATCGAGTTAATGACCTCGGGAATGAAGGATCGTGAACGACTGTTCCAACAGACCGCAGTTAACTCGCTGGTCAACATTCCGCTGGTAAACATCAGGGGTGCAGTCGGTGCTATCGGCTTTGTGACCTGGTCACCGTCTGAACCGTGGTCGGAGAGCACCGTGTCCCTTCTGAGGCTGGCCGGTCAGACCCTGTTGGTTACACGTGAACAGATACTCCTCCACGGGAACCTGACCCAAACCGCAGACAACTTCCGAGCCATGGTGGACTACGCCCACGACTGGGAGGATTGGATAGGCGCAGACGGTCGTCCCCAATATATCAATCCAGCCGTCGAACGGGTAACAGGGTATACACCCGACGAGTGTATGTCCATGAAGGGCTATCCGATGCCACTGATTCACGAGGAGGATCGTGGCAAAGTTGCGACTGAGTTCAGTACGGCCATCGACGGGTCTTCGGGCACAGATTACAGATTTCGCATACGCAAAAAGGACGGAACCGAATGGTGGATGACGGCATCCTGGCGACAGATTTCCGACAAAAACGGAACTGCCTGCGGTTTTCGCGTGAGTCTCCGGGACGCATCGCGGCAGGTAGAAAAAGAGCGGCAACTGGCTGACAGCGAAAAGACGCTGCGAACGCTGATTGACTCGATGGTTGATTCAGCCGTTCTGTTCGATACCAAGGGGTCGATTAAGGCAGTTAACGAGGTTTTCTCCGGACATTTCGACACCACCCCGGCCGACATGATCGGCAAAAATCTCTTTTCACTACTTCCGGCTGAAATAGCAGAAGATCGCCGTCGCCTGGCCGATCAGGTCATTCGTACCGGGCAGAGGGCTCATTATGAGAGCAATGTTTTCGGCGTGTGTCTAATGGTAACCGCCGTTCCGATCCTGGATGTCGAGGGAGGAGTGACCGGGCTGGTGGTTTTTGCTCGGGATGTGACGGAATTCAAGGCAATTGAAGAAGAACTCATGAGGTCGCAGGATCGTTTGGAGAGGCTGGTCGAAGAGCGCACATCGGAACTGGCTGCCGCCCACGAAGCACTTTGTGTCGAACGAGCGAATCTCGAACAGAAAAATCTGGCCCTGCAGGAATTGCTGTCGCACATTAAGAACGGACGAACCGAAGTCGTGGATCAGATTCGCACCAATATCGACAAGATAGCCGTGCCGATTCTGGAAGCTGTGGAAGCGTGCAGCAATCCCTCCACCTGCCATTCGATCTCCTTGTTGAGAAACTGTCTGGATAACATCACCTCTCCTTTCATCAGTGAAATAGAAAAGTCATGTTCACGACTTACGCCCAGAGAGCTGGAAGTATGCAACATGGTCAAAAACGGTTTCTCCAGCAAACAGATAGCATCTGTGTTACATATTTCCCCGCAGACAGTCCTCAGACAGCGCAAGCTGATACGCAAGAAACTGAGCATATCGGGTAAAAAGATCAACCTGGAAACATTCCTGAGATCACAATCGCCCGAACTACCCGCTGTCGGCGACGAAGAGCTCACCTCAACTGCCTGACACACATTCTGTTAGTCTCCTTTGGGGTACGTCGCTTGCCCCAAAAACACCCTTCTGTATACCCTCAAGCGGAAACAGCCTGTTTCGATAACCCCAGCAAAGGGAATCGAACATAGAAACAATCTGCACACGCCGAAGACGGCGGTGTCTACGCGGACAACAGGAGGTACGAATCATGAGAGCAAAGCATTGTATGACGATCAGTCTGCTCTGCCTGCTGGCCCTGGCCACGACGGCGATGGCCGAGAAGCCTTCGATTGACTTGGATTGGTACGGGTATGTCAAACTTGATGCATCCTATGACCAGAATCCGACCAGTCACGGCAATTTTGTCATGTGGGTTAAGCCCCAATCACTTCAACAGGATAACTCGCAATTCAACATGACCCACAAGTCGACTCGCTTTGGGTTGAAAGCAGCTGGCAAAGGTTACGAGCGCGTAACCGTAGGCGGTAAGTTGGAGTTCGACATGTATGGAAGCGGCGGTACGGAAAACAAAGCCATGTTGCTCCTGCGTCATGCCTACTTCACGGTGAAGGCGGGTCGTGTTATGTTGTTGGCCGGGCAGAGTTGGGATTTGATCTCACCGCTGAACCCGTCCACGCTCAATTACCCTGTCATGTGGGGTGGCGGCAACATCCAGTATCGACGCCCGCAGGTCAGCCTTTTCTACACCATGGCGTCTAACGAATCGACCAATGTGACTGCCGCGGCCGGTTTTTTCCGCACCATCGGCAGCGACTTGACGCCAACCTTCTCTCTGGCCACGGGCGAGGCGGCTGATGGCATCGATGACGGCACCGATGCAGCCGTGCCGTCCTTCCAGGGTCGGTTGGACGTTAAACATAAGTTCGAGTCCGGCACCTCCCTGCGTGTAGGCGTTTCGGGCCTCTGGGGTCAGTTGAAGTCGGAGACCAACCAAGGCAACTCCGAAAAATATGAATCTTCAGGATTGATGGGCCACTTGATGGTCAGTCTGGCCAACGGCGCAGGTTTTTCAGGTGAGTTTTTCTCAGGTTCCAACCTCGGGTCCTACTTCGGTGGCGTGTTGAACGGCAATCGGATCGATGGTCTGAAGGCCAAAGGTGGTTGGGTATCAGCTTGGGTCAAGCCGCACAAGAAAGTGAAACTCACCAGCGGATTCGGTATGGACGATCCGGACGATGCCGATCTCGGTCCCGGTAACCGTTCCAAGAACCAAGCCTTTTTCGGCAACCTGAAGTACACGTTGGTGCCGGCAGTCACGCTGGGCGTTGAAGTGTCACAATGGGAAACGAGCTATCTGGATGCCGACGCAGCCAAAGCGACGCGCGTTGAATCATCCTTCATTTTGAATTTCTAAGGACGACAAAGTCCTGTTTGAAGACATGTGAAAAGAAAGGTAAGACTGATGACTCCTACAAAATGCTTTCTGATTGCAATTGCCGTGATATCCCTGGTTGCCATTCCGGTATTCGGCGGCGAATCCGTGAAGCTGGGATTGAACTATCCCAAGACCGGTCCCTACCATGTACAGGGTCTTGATCAGTGGCGGGCCGCCAATATGGCCGTCGAAGAGATTAACGCAGCCGGTGGGATTCTCGGTAAGCAGGTCGAGTTGGTCTGGACGGACTCAAAGTCCAATGCCGACGATTCCAAAGCCCATGCCGTCGATCTCATCGACAACCAGGGCGTCAAGATGATCTTTGGCGGCTCGTCCTCGGGCGTGGCCTGCGCTGTGGGTGACGTCTGCCAGGAAAAGGGTGTGCCTTTCTTCGGTACCCTGACCTATTCGACCGCGACAACCGGCAAAAGGGGTCATCGCCACACCTTCCGTGAATGTTACGACGCCTGGATGGGTGCCAAAGCTATTGGCGATTACCTGAACTCGAAGTTCGCCGGAAAGAAATACATGTACATTACGGCCGATTACACCTGGGGTTGGACCACGGAATCGTCGGTACGTAAGTTCACCAACACCGATGACAAAGATGCGCACAAGGGTGTTCTGACACCCCTTGGCACCAAGGATTTCGCCAAGCAGCTTTCACTGGTCAAGATGATCAAGCCGGACGTACTGGTGCTGGTGCTGTTCGGTCAGGATATGGTTAACGCCATCCGGCAGGCAACCTCGATGGGGCTTAAGAACTCGACCCAGATCGTAGTTCCGAATCTCACACTTGGTATGGCCGAGGGTGGTGGCCCGAAGGTCATGGAAGGCGTTATTGGAGCTCTTCCCTGGTGCTGGCAGGTTCCTTACAAGTATGGATACGACAAAGGCAAGAAGTTTGTCGAGGCTTTTGCGGCCAAGCACAACAGGTATCCGAGTACATCCGGAGCCTCGGCCTATACTATCGTTCATCAGTACAAAGAAGCCTGTGAGCGGGCCGGTAGTTTCGATGCACCCAAAGTTATCACCGCCTTGGAAGGACACGAGTATACTTCGCTGAAGGACAAACAGTGGTGGCGGAAATTCGATCATCAATCTGTTCAAGCGGTTTTCGCAGTAAAATGCAAACCGCAGGTTGACGTCATGAAGGATAAATTCCACCTGGATTACTTCGAGATTCTCAGTCGGGTCGAAGGTGCCGAGGCCGCCATCTCCAAAGCGGAGTGGGAAGCGGTCAGAGCCCAGAACAACCTGCCGAGCAACCTGGAGCCTCTAAAGTCCATGGCCACTCGGTAAGACTCCCCGCGCCCTCGGAAGCCGGCAGCATTTGTCTCCTCCCCGCGATGCTGCCGGTTCCTGAGGCGCAAACGAGATGATAGGACTGTACGCGGTCACACACCCTGCAGGAAAGAGGAAGAACAAGATGAATATTCTGAATATTCGCAATCAGATACTTGGAACCGGTTTGGTGAGCCTGGTTGTGCTTGTGGGCGTGATTGCGTACTTCTATGGCTTTGCCAAAAGTGAATTCACCGGAAGTAGCCAGGACCTGGTCGGACTGATAAACCAGCGTTTCGCCGACGAAATGGATCGTGGCTTTGCGACCGATGCCAAAACTTTCAATGACTGGACCAAGGACGACGTCTTTGGTATTGCTATTGAATTCAGCACCACAAAAGAACTGACCGGCGAGTTCGAACGTTGGCTCATGAACGCCCCCGGCTTTTCTCTGATTGTCCTGGTTGACCAAGCCGGCGTGGTACTTGAGGCGACCGGATCAAGCGCTCTTTCCACGTCGGCAAGCACGTTGGCCGGGAGTGCGCTGTCGGACTACGCCTGGGCAGGCAGACAGACCAAAAAACGATCGACATTCGGTACCAGCACGGTTCTGGCCAACCTCGGCTCTGATGCCACTAAGACCTGGTCGTTTTATTGTCCGTCGTACAGTAGCTCGGGAGAGCGCAACGGTGCCCTGGTTGCCTTTACCGATTGGTCCAAGACTCAGGCGCAAGTAAGACGCTGCACCGAGGCTTTGGCCGACAAAGGGTATTCAAGCGCCAGGTCGGCCATCATTTTCCCGGGCCAAAGCGGCTCTCTGGCCTCCTACGAATCGGCCAACTCAGAAAGTGCAAGCCAGGATGAGACCTCTATGCTCACAACCTGGGCGGACAACGCCGCCGGTTTTGCAGTTAACACCGGCAGCATCTCAGGCGAGGATGTCTTTGTCGGTCAGAGCCCGTTGTCGGGACCGACTTTGTCGGATGACGACGTATCGGCGACCGGACCGGTATTGCTGACAGTCGTCCCCGAAGAAGAGGTCATGGCCCAACTGAACAGTCAGCTGATAAAGATCCTCCTGTTAAGTATGTTGGGAACGGTCCTACTGATTGGTATCAACTATTTCATAGCCCGCCGGATCTCGCGTCGAATCACCCTCGGTTCGGAAATCGCCGAAACGATGGCCGCCGGTGATGTAAATCAGACTATTGAGATCCACGGCAACGATGAACTGGGAGCGCTGGGTGCTTCCTTCGCCAAACTGGCCGCCTACATGAAAGAGATGTCGACAGCCTCGGAGAGGATTGCCGACGGCGACTTAACCGTGTCGGTGCAACCGAAGTCCGAAACAGACCTGCTGGGCAATTCATTCAAGAAAATGGGTTTGAATCTGACTATCATGATCCGTCAACTGACCGAAAGCGCCGGCGAGGTGGTTTCGGCTGCCACCGAAATCTCAGCTTCGTCGGCCCAGATGTCCCAGGGGGCCAAACAACAGACCGACCAAATCGACCAGGTATCTACCGCCATTGAAGAGATGACAGCCACCATAGTGGAGTCCTCGAAAAACGCCGGAGAAGCCTCCGAAGGCGCCAAAAGCGCCTCCGAAACAGCCGACACCGGTGGCGAAGTGGTCGGTAAGACAATCGACGGCATGCAGCGCATCGCCGGGGTAGTTCGCGAGTCTGCGGAATCGATCTCCAGGTTGGCCTCGTCGGTTGATCAAATCGGTGAGATCATCGGTGTCATCGACGACATCGCCGACCAGACCAATCTGCTGGCGCTCAATGCAGCCATCGAGGCCGCCCGCGCCGGCGAACAGGGTAGAGGCTTCGCTGTAGTCGCCGATGAAGTGCGCAAGCTGGCCGAGAGAACCGGCACCGCCACCGGTGAAATCACCGGTATGATCAAAGGTATCCAGTCGGAAACCGATCAGGCCGTCAACTCCATGGAAGCCGGCATTCAGGAGGTGGACAAAGGCAAGGAGCTGGCCGACAAAGCCGGCAACAGCCTCAATGAAATCGTGTCCATGTCACAGCAGGTTATGCGAATGATCAATCAAATCGCCGACGCCGCCTTAGAACAGTCCACCGCCGCTGAAGAGATAGCCAAGAGTGTTGAGGATGTGTCGTCCATTGCCAAAGAGACCGCGGGCGGCGCCGACCAATCGGCCAGCGTGGCCGAACAACTCAGCCGTCAGGCCGATCACCTCAAGAGCATGGTAGCAAAATTCAAGGTGGAACATTAATCGACTGTCTTGAGAGGTTGACAGCAGCAGTGAAATGACAAGCAGCGAGGACATGATGCCCACAGATGTAGAAGACAAAGTCGGCAGCCCAGTCTGCACCCAAGGGGGTACGAAACCACCGACATCCAGGCCTGGTCGGCTCAGCGTCAGAATATTACTCAAAGACCTTGATAAGGCGCTGAAGGCCAAGTCGTCGCATAGTGTCGCACAGGCCGCGCACGCCTTGGCCGAGCTTGCGCTCAGAACCGGCAGGATCGAGTTCTTCAGAGTGGCCTTGACCCTGGAGACGATGGGCACCTACGACGAACTTGATGGAGCACCGGCAATGAGGGCAAGGCTGGACCAGGTGATCGCGCGGTAGGCCGAGTCCCTTCTTGTCATTCCCGCGCCTTCTTGTCATTCCTGCGCCCCTTTGTCATTCCCACGCCCCTTTGTCATTCCCACGCAGGCGGGAATCCATCTTCTCTTGTAGGTCAGGTCTCTCTTCTCTTGGAGACCTGACAGAATTCATGTGCGCGGCAATCTCATGCCTCGACTCCGCTCGGCATGACAGACGCACAGCGAACTGAGATTGCCACGGTACGTCCGCCGCGGCGGACACCTCGCAATGACGACTCCTGTGCTTTTCAACAAGTAGGTCAGGTGCCCTCTGCTCCTGACAACGATCTACTCACACACCGGCGGCGGGCCGCCGCCGAACATAAAGTCCACCATATAAACAAGATCGGCGATGTCGATGGCACCGGAACCATCCACATCGGCCGCTGCTACAACCGGCGGGGGAGGGCCGCCCGCAAACATGTAGTCAACGAGATAAACCAGGTCACCGATGTCCGGGTCGCCGCCTGAACCATCGATATCACCGCAGATAAACAGCGGACTAACCCAGATGTCGAAAGCTCGTTCATGGAAGTCGCCGGCTTGGTCCTCGGCATGAGCGGTGAACGAAAAAGTCCCTGCGTCACCCGGCGTCCCGGAGAGCATGCCTTGGGCCGAAAGTGTGATACCGGTACCGCTGAGATCGTCAAACAGATCGCTCCAGGTGAACACACCATCGCCACCGGCGGCGCTAAGAGTCTGCGAGTATGGTTCGTTCACAATGCCGTTCGAGAGTTGTTCGGTGATGATTCGCGGATCACATGTGGATTGGGTGATACGGAAGGCATCGACGGCTGCCTCAACTCTGGAATCGGCCCCCAGGTCTTCGGCGTGAAATACAAACTGAACCGAGGCCGGCATCGGCATGATTTCGTCCAACTGGAATCGATACAGCTCCCAACCGCCGTCGGCGTTTTCCACCGGCCCCAACTGTTGCAGCAAGGCCCAACTCTGACCGCCATTGGGGGAGACATGGACCCGGAAGTCGTCGCTGTAGGGATTCGCCTCAGAAGAGTTCGAGAACCAGATGGCGTACTCCACCTCGGCTCGTTCATAGGTCAGGTCGATTATCGGTGAGTACAGATTTGTCACGCCGTGATCGACATCGTACAATCCGTCCTGTTCGGTGAGGTAACACATGCTTCGATCAGGGAGATTGTAGTAGCCGGAACTATCATAGTCTCCCTCCGGGGCGCCCACCCCGCCGTCCGGAAAGGCACGTTCCCACATACCGAATGTGGCGTCGCCGACAACCGTCCAACCGAGATCAAACTGGAAGTTATCATGGAAAGCCACGTCAATCTCGGTCACAACGTTCTTGATTATCGGACTGGCCGTATCGGGGTGATACGCCACGCCACT encodes the following:
- a CDS encoding protein-L-isoaspartate(D-aspartate) O-methyltransferase, which gives rise to MKKRRSYNSSISFDEQRRRMVDDQLKSRDITDTNVLNSMLRIPRHLFVPPKRQDEAYSDGPLQIGHGQTISQPYIVASMTQALRLRDTSRVLEIGTGCGYQTAILSDLAKEVYSVEVIPELTDKARRILKKLGCRNVHTDVRDGFLGWPERSPYDGIIVTAAAPKLPEPLIAQLAVGGTIIIPLTTDAYGRQFLTRLTRESDGLKRSTLYEVRFVPMVGQVEE
- a CDS encoding PAS domain S-box protein, with protein sequence MTIDNQAQRSAHHLQQSGFVPTCCASDEAQAASSSIEDLEHYLASMSVRLARIDHNLAGDHFRSDIEAIGRIVGADAAYLTWLDDKQSSVSESSVWSSDDRLPFSAEAGMAIDDLPFSLTKFRWFDRQHEQEAIELMTSGMKDRERLFQQTAVNSLVNIPLVNIRGAVGAIGFVTWSPSEPWSESTVSLLRLAGQTLLVTREQILLHGNLTQTADNFRAMVDYAHDWEDWIGADGRPQYINPAVERVTGYTPDECMSMKGYPMPLIHEEDRGKVATEFSTAIDGSSGTDYRFRIRKKDGTEWWMTASWRQISDKNGTACGFRVSLRDASRQVEKERQLADSEKTLRTLIDSMVDSAVLFDTKGSIKAVNEVFSGHFDTTPADMIGKNLFSLLPAEIAEDRRRLADQVIRTGQRAHYESNVFGVCLMVTAVPILDVEGGVTGLVVFARDVTEFKAIEEELMRSQDRLERLVEERTSELAAAHEALCVERANLEQKNLALQELLSHIKNGRTEVVDQIRTNIDKIAVPILEAVEACSNPSTCHSISLLRNCLDNITSPFISEIEKSCSRLTPRELEVCNMVKNGFSSKQIASVLHISPQTVLRQRKLIRKKLSISGKKINLETFLRSQSPELPAVGDEELTSTA
- a CDS encoding substrate-binding protein; the protein is MTPTKCFLIAIAVISLVAIPVFGGESVKLGLNYPKTGPYHVQGLDQWRAANMAVEEINAAGGILGKQVELVWTDSKSNADDSKAHAVDLIDNQGVKMIFGGSSSGVACAVGDVCQEKGVPFFGTLTYSTATTGKRGHRHTFRECYDAWMGAKAIGDYLNSKFAGKKYMYITADYTWGWTTESSVRKFTNTDDKDAHKGVLTPLGTKDFAKQLSLVKMIKPDVLVLVLFGQDMVNAIRQATSMGLKNSTQIVVPNLTLGMAEGGGPKVMEGVIGALPWCWQVPYKYGYDKGKKFVEAFAAKHNRYPSTSGASAYTIVHQYKEACERAGSFDAPKVITALEGHEYTSLKDKQWWRKFDHQSVQAVFAVKCKPQVDVMKDKFHLDYFEILSRVEGAEAAISKAEWEAVRAQNNLPSNLEPLKSMATR
- a CDS encoding methyl-accepting chemotaxis protein, giving the protein MNILNIRNQILGTGLVSLVVLVGVIAYFYGFAKSEFTGSSQDLVGLINQRFADEMDRGFATDAKTFNDWTKDDVFGIAIEFSTTKELTGEFERWLMNAPGFSLIVLVDQAGVVLEATGSSALSTSASTLAGSALSDYAWAGRQTKKRSTFGTSTVLANLGSDATKTWSFYCPSYSSSGERNGALVAFTDWSKTQAQVRRCTEALADKGYSSARSAIIFPGQSGSLASYESANSESASQDETSMLTTWADNAAGFAVNTGSISGEDVFVGQSPLSGPTLSDDDVSATGPVLLTVVPEEEVMAQLNSQLIKILLLSMLGTVLLIGINYFIARRISRRITLGSEIAETMAAGDVNQTIEIHGNDELGALGASFAKLAAYMKEMSTASERIADGDLTVSVQPKSETDLLGNSFKKMGLNLTIMIRQLTESAGEVVSAATEISASSAQMSQGAKQQTDQIDQVSTAIEEMTATIVESSKNAGEASEGAKSASETADTGGEVVGKTIDGMQRIAGVVRESAESISRLASSVDQIGEIIGVIDDIADQTNLLALNAAIEAARAGEQGRGFAVVADEVRKLAERTGTATGEITGMIKGIQSETDQAVNSMEAGIQEVDKGKELADKAGNSLNEIVSMSQQVMRMINQIADAALEQSTAAEEIAKSVEDVSSIAKETAGGADQSASVAEQLSRQADHLKSMVAKFKVEH